In a single window of the Drosophila albomicans strain 15112-1751.03 chromosome 3, ASM965048v2, whole genome shotgun sequence genome:
- the LOC117567502 gene encoding LOW QUALITY PROTEIN: mediator of RNA polymerase II transcription subunit 1-like (The sequence of the model RefSeq protein was modified relative to this genomic sequence to represent the inferred CDS: inserted 1 base in 1 codon): MSANHPKPSGSGTSGQGSSHAPGGSGGGTGTGAVHIPSIEEKNKQIQQEALMEKIRAKYRQKPKSYDEIKKSIRMYFIEKHYPLDPVCKATLQTVLDKLQHYIKVNSRHGLVERLESLSRQLGLKFMEDQQTLFISTDMFYVEILLDTEGKLSDVKVHHECKSEQPSTSPSSSSSADLLNCLKAGDFADFTVQLEGLSSIYQLNAEPKVKKKAFVALEAMETDIYNLYQQQLQQHQQPQIDSYQMMKMSSVGLVMQRRGGHPMKLTYFCPPLHLLESQVKGELVDAAASRDYSIEQVMXSPVGLNATLNLEGSSANKLQILPVVSFSSESGLPLELPAYASLTQNNSMLIPATYVLRLGKPMPVCIDSLRALNLPGVPTEGDMSVMNLIVQTASRQLIRNIQKGLYVNLPKETHCYFLTDNRRLQGTMLSSLQFTEPSQVPKIIAFLKKQALFYTLLASCVREQQKQYNDMESTIILEVTAVSLNQITVELQHPYEESLATVDFLLEDGEATCTIYCLTNDYEALSQKLTRTVRQVVSIPMVIYKLLKCWDEEHLQKLHGMAAPGAGGSSTSGAAGGFSGGSGLGGGATNFGHFALDSSSVSGEGSSGVGGGLGGAGGFSSVSNLKMESTLRSLADAFADSTSAAAAIAGIINLKRETDPQASSSSSSLPLSTTASTSGASTSASTSSAAAKASDHEIADKYKNIWKDKTPNLKHCVSITPIAGDVKAPLQQQQQQVDVQRTGGIEIIPLSAPSSVGATPSAGSPATTITITPITGGGGGNGAGKDAVKEQKKSTSSGSGSSTKRPHESGSSTSSSSSANPSSSSASTSSSSSDNQKEKKRKKKRDDSPMGPPEKIYSRQNSPAGGGITDSSSSSGVVRKFSSPSTSSSSSPKSGVAGMGAALGLTALGQPSARPSPKHSPVYSSPKHSSNTASNSPKSPFGTHSPKHGSSGKPSMSTLKSATAATSLSLSPKAEKSSSGITSSGSTAISLPLALPLPTGPSVSGTASGAGSGSNPPMMRPVPPLAASSSSQLPAGITIKKDKSSLGIGMGSSSATSSASSSGVVAAAVAALKSSQQQQQQMKPSVSSLSHLAAGGNLGSYSTPSVAALELNAALRKGMAGSGVGPGSGPGMGVAAGAVGAVSLMTSTAASTATIPTTATATISSVATTAAAATVDSSATASGTVGTGAVPPPPLAIATSTTTAMATHHQQQLLAAAPHSSDSGSSSSSTGVGANTGGSSEYMVKPSSQEGLKLTIKTGGISSSSSTSSSSSKRDGKRESGPSSSSGSRKTHTGLKPGVNSGPASKKAHALGSSGSGSGSSSSKHLFQKANSSGSLSTKLGGSSSSSTSSGGGGLPLTKSNSTNSFQEHTAPKRRPSMGSGGASGSGSAQRKSSQGGHGSGGSGGLSPAASSGSMSQPPPRFDHHTDMMTILQYASPSMTASMEGFIKGLHNKFQIPKLSQRTATTTATSSSGSTSSTSGAGGGGQTTATSTATTSSSTTSSALQDQQATTDPIALFSGQSTAPTSISAQQSSSGEQGSGDGIDEELLASLAGE; this comes from the exons atgagtGCAAATCATCCCAAGCCATCTGGTTCAG GTACATCTGGGCAGGGTAGCAGTCATGCTCCAGGGGGATCAGGAGGAGGAACAGGGACGGGGGCAGTCCACATTCCCAGCATTGAGGAgaagaacaaacaaatacagCAGGAAGCGCTGATGGAGAAGATTCGAGCCAAGTACAGACAAAAGCCAAAATCATACGATGAGATCAAGAAATCAATACGAATGTACTTCATTGAGAAGCATTACCCATTGGACCCTGTGTGCAAGGCGACGCTGCAAACAGTTCTCGATAAACTGCAGCATTACATCAAGGTGAACTCCAGACACGGGCTAGTGGAGCGCCTGGAGAGCCTCTCTCGACAGCTAGGTCTTAAGTTCATGGAGGATCAACAGACGCTATTCATTTCCACAGACATGTTCTATGTGGAAATACTGCTTGATACCGAAGGCAAGCTCAGCGACGTCAAAGTACATCACGAATGCAAAAGTGAGCAACCATCCACGTCGCCATCCAGCTCCAGCTCTGCTGATCTCCTTAACTGCCTCAAGGCAGGCGACTTTGCCGACTTCACAGTCCAGTTGGAAGGCCTCTCCTCTATCTACCAGCTGAACGCGGAGCCTAAGGTCAAGAAGAAGGCTTTTGTGGCTCTCGAGGCAATGGAAACAGACATCTACAATCTCTACCAACAGCAACttcaacagcatcagcaaccaCAGATCGACAGCTACCAGATGATGAAGATGTCCTCGGTGGGATTAGTGATGCAGCGACGAGGCGGACACCCCATGAAACTCACCTATTTCTGTCCTCCTCTGCACCTGCTTGAATCGCAGGTGAAAGGAGAGCTAGTAGATGCAGCTGCAAGTAGAGACTACAGCATTGAGCAGGTTA AAAGCCCTGTTGGACTGAATGCCACTCTCAATCTGGAGGGTTCCTCGGcgaataaattgcaaatactgCCAGTTGTCAGCTTCAGCAGCGAGTCTGGGCTTCCTCTGGAGCTGCCTGCTTATGCTTCACTCACTCAGAACAACTCGATGCTGATTCCGGCTACCTACGTGCTCCGTCTTGGTAAACCGATGCCCGTCTGCATCGATTCTCTGCGTGCTCTGAATCTCCCAGGTGTACCTACAGAAGGAGATATGTCTGTGATGAATCTGATAGTACAAACTGCTTCCAGGCAGCTCATTAGGAACATACAGAAAGGATTGTATGTCAATCTCCCAAAGGAAACGCACTGCTACTTTCTGACGGACAATCGCAGACTGCAGGGCACAATGTTGTCCTCACTGCAGTTCACGGAGCCATCTCAGGTGCCCAAGATAATCGCATTCCTCAAGAAACAAGCGCTCTTCTACACACTTCTAGCCAGCTGCGTCAGGGAGCAGCAGAAACAGTACAATG ATATGGAAAGCACCATCATCTTGGAGGTGACTGCTGTGTCACTCAATCAGATCACGGTGGAGTTGCAGCATCCTTACGAGGAGTCGCTGGCAACGGTGGACTTTCTGCTGGAAGATGGCGAGGCTACATGCACTATTTACTGCCTTACCAATGACTACGAAGCGCTCTCTCAGAAGCTGACACGAACAGTGCGCCAGGTTGTCTCCATACCTATGGTCATCTATAAGCTACTCAAGTGCTGGGATGAGGAGCACCTTCAGAAGCTGCATGGAATGGCAGCTCCAGGAGCTGGAGGCAGCTCAACCAGTGGAGCAGCTGGTGGCTTTAGCGGCGGATCAGGGTTaggaggaggagcaacaaACTTTGGCCACTTTGCTTTGGATTCCAGCTCAGTGTCTGGCGAAGGCAGCAGTGGGGTTGGAGGTGGACTAGGAGGAGCTGGTGGATTCAGTAGCGTCAGCAATCTAAAGATGGAGTCGACTCTGCGTTCGTTGGCGGATGCATTCGCTGACTCGACTTCAGCTGCTGCGGCTATTGCGGGAATCATTAATCTCAAGAGAGAAACGGATCCTCAAGCATCTTCCAGCAGCAGTTCACTTCCACTTTCCACCACCGCCTCGACTTCTGGAGCTTCGACCTCTGCTTCCACTTCAAGCGCGGCAGCAAAGGCTAGCGACCATGAGATTGCAGATAAGTACAAGAACATCTGGAAAGATAAGACGCCCAACTTAAAGCACTGCGTCAGCATTACGCCCATTGCTGGGGATGTCAAGGCGCCtctccagcaacaacagcaacaagttgATGTGCAACGGACGGGAGGCATTGAGATCATTCCTCTGAGTGCACCTAGCAGTGTGGGAGCCACTCCAAGTGCCGGCTCTCCAGCCACTACAATCACCATCACACCTATCACAGGTGGAGGAGGGGGCAACGGAGCAGGCAAAGATGCAGTCAAGGAGCAGAAGAAGTCGACTTCAAGCGGAAGTGGAAGTAGCACCAAACGACCCCATGAGAGTGGCTCCTCCActtcctcctcttcttccGCTAAtccgagcagcagcagcgccagcaCCTCAAGTTCCTCGAGTGACAACCAAAAGGAAAAGAAGCGCAAGAAGAAACGAGATGACTCTCCAATGGGTCCCCCAGAGAAGATCTATTCTCGACAAAACTCCCCAGCTGGAGGTGGTATTACAGATTCCTCGTCGAGCAGTGGCGTCGTGCGAAAGTTCTCGTCTCCTTCGACGTCATCTTCCTCCTCGCCCAAGTCTGGTGTGGCAGGAATGGGGGCAGCTCTTGGATTGACAGCTCTTGGCCAACCTTCGGCGCGTCCAAGTCCCAAGCACAGTCCAGTCTACAGCAGCCCgaagcacagcagcaacaccgcCTCAAATAGTCCGAAGTCGCCATTTGGCACCCACTCGCCCAAGCATGGATCCTCTGGAAAGCCGAGCATGTCCACGCTCAAGAGCGCCACTGCGGCCACAAGCCTGAGTCTGAGTCCTAAGGCGGAGAAATCTTCGAGTGGCATCACTTCGAGTGGATCTACTGCAATATCGCTACCACTAGCTCTTCCTCTGCCCACAGGCCCATCTGTATCTGGAACTGCTTCAGGAGCAGGATCAGGCAGCAATCCTCCAATGATGCGACCCGTGCCGCCTTTggccgccagcagcagcagccagttGCCGGCAGGCATCACCATCAAGAAGGACAAGAGCAGCCTGGGCATAGGCATGGGCAGTTCCTCGGCTACCTCCTCCGCTTCTTCTTCAGGAGTcgttgcagcagcagtcgccGCCCTTAAGAGttcccagcaacaacagcagcagatgaAGCCATCTGTGAGCAGTTTATCGCATCTGGCAGCGGGTGGCAACCTGGGCAGCTACTCGACGCCATCCGTGGCCGCTTTGGAACTCAATGCTGCGCTCCGCAAAGGCATGGCGGGATCGGGAGTGGGACCGGGATCGGGTCCGggaatgggcgtggcagcggGAGCGGTAGGCGCG GTTAGTTTGATGACGTCGACGGCAGCTTCGACGGCAACCATCCCAAccacggcaacagcaacaatatcatcggtagcaacaacagcagcagcagcaacagtggaTTCATCAGCCACAGCCTCGGGCACAGTGGGAACGGGAGcagttcctcctcctccactggcaatagcaacatcaacaacaacggcaatggcaacacatcatcagcaacagttgctaGCAGCGGCGCCACATAGTAGCGACAGTggaagtagcagcagcagcacgggAGTAGGAGCAAACACTGGAGGGTCCTCGGAATACATGGTGAAGCCAAGCAGCCAGGAAGGTCTTAAACTGACCATCAAAACAGGaggcatcagcagcagcagttcaactagtagcagcagcagcaagagagATGGTAAGAGGGAGAGCGGACCATCAAGCTCCTCTGGTAGCAGGAAGACACACACAGGACTTAAGCCAGGAGTGAACAGCGGACCAGCCTCAAAGAAGGCACACGCCTTAGGATCAAgcggaagtggaagtggaagcaGCTCCAGCAAACACCTCTTCCAAAAGGCCAACTCATCTGGCAGCCTGAGCACCAAGCTAGGTGGATCGTCCTCTTCATCCACATCGTCGGGTGGTGGAGGATTGCCTCTTACcaagagcaacagcaccaACTCATTCCAAGAACATACGGCTCCCAAAAGAAGGCCCAGCATGGGCAGTGGCGGAGCAAGTGGCAGTGGTAGTGCTCAGCGCAAGTCATCGCAAGGTGGTCACGGATCTGGAGGAAGTGGCGGATTGTCACCAGCTGCTTCAAGCGGATCAATGTCACAGCCACCACCACGTTTTGATCACCACACAGACATGATGACCATTCTACAGTATGCTTCGCCCAGTATGACAGCCAGCATGGAAGGCTTCATCAAAGGACTGCACAACAAGTTCCAAATACCGAAATTGTCGCAacgcacagcaacaaccacagcgaCGAGCAGCAGCGGTAGCACCAGTAGCACTAGTGGGGCAGGAGGTGGAGGACAGACAACAGCTACATCTACAGCTACGACGTCTTCCTCCACAACTTCTTCTGCCTTGCAGGATCAGCAAGCCACAACAGATCCAATTGCCTTGTTCAGCGGCCAGTCAACTGCACCCACTTCCATCAGTGCACAACAGAGCAGCAGTGGCGAACAAGGATCAGGCGATGGCATCGACGAGGAGCTGCTTGCCAGCTTGGCAGGCGAATGA
- the LOC117569924 gene encoding ORM1-like protein gives MTSIAGGHGETNPNSSWLSARGFWLAYFLGLLFVHLLLLSVPFVTISIAWTTTNMLHNFAHLYFLHIIKGAPWMSIENDANRRWTHWEQIDDGVQLTPTRKFLTAVPIVLFLLTCLYTRNNTEHFIANFISLVVVTLPKLPQFHGVRLFNINKY, from the exons ATGACATCAATTGCCGGTGGACATGGCGAAACCAACCCAAATAGCTCTTGGCTAAGTGCTCGCGGCTTTTGGCTTGCCTATTTCCTTGGATTACTCTTTGTGCATTTGCTGCTATTATCAGTGCCCTTTGTTACCATTTCGATAGCATGGACAACAACCAATATGCTGCACAACTTT GCGCATCTGTATTTTCTGCATATTATCAAAGGTGCGCCGTGGATGAGCATTGAGAATGATGCTAATCGACGCTGGACACATTGGGAGCAAATCGATGATGGCGTTCAATTGACGCCAACACGCAAATTCCTAACAGCAGTGCCAATTGTGCT TTTTCTCTTGACTTGTTTGTACACACGCAACAACACGGAGCATTTCATAGCGAACTTTATATCATTGGTTGTGGTGACTCTGCCAAAGCTGCCGCAGTTTCATGGCGTTCGACTCTTTAATATTAACAAGTATTGA
- the LOC117567503 gene encoding adenylosuccinate lyase: protein MSSNYEGYKSPLSTRYASKEMQFLFSDQNKFSTWRQLWVWLAKAECQLGLEISEAQITEMEQHIKDIDFEAAAAEERLTRHDVMAHVHVFAKQCPTAAPVIHLGATSCYVGDNTDLLVLRDALKLLLPRVVTVVEQLKRFAETYKSLPTLGFTHLQPAQLTTVGKRACLWMQDLLMDERALRRCLEDLRFRGVKGTTGTQASFLQLFNGDGQKVKQLDQLVTQLAGFSKPYAVTGQTYSRKVDVEVMAALASLGSTIHKMCSDLRILASRKEMEEPFESTQIGSSAMAYKRNPMRSERCCALSRHLITLFSNAANTHATQWLERTLDDSANRRLTLSEGFLAADAALLTLLNISQGLVVYPKVIERHIAQELPFMSTENIIMAMVKAGGNRQVCHEKIRVLSQEAGAQVKQHGKDNDLVERVRNDVYFAPILDHLDDILDARTFTGRASEQVDEFIAEEVQPVLANYADALGNVQHIQLNI, encoded by the coding sequence ATGTCGAGCAACTACGAGGGATACAAGTCGCCACTGAGCACCCGCTATGCCAGCAAGGAGATGCAGTTTCTCTTCAGCGATCAAAACAAGTTCTCCACATGGCGCCAGCTGTGGGTCTGGTTGGCCAAGGCGGAATGTCAGCTGGGCTTGGAGATAAGCGAGGCTCAGATCACAGAAATGGAGCAGCATATCAAGGACATTGACtttgaggctgctgctgcagaggAGCGTCTCACGAGACACGATGTGATGGCCCATGTTCATGTGTTTGCTAAGCAATGTCCAACTGCGGCGCCCGTCATTCATCTGGGTGCCACATCCTGTTATGTAGGCGACAACACAGATCTGCTGGTGCTGCGCGATGCTCTTAAGTTGCTTCTGCCACGCGTGGTCACTGTTGTGGAACAGCTCAAGCGGTTTGCCGAGACATATAAGTCGCTGCCCACATTGGGATTCACTCATTTGCAGCCGGCGCAGCTGACGACGGTGGGTAAGCGAGCCTGCCTGTGGATGCAGGATTTGTTGATGGATGAGCGTGCGCTGCGTCGTTGTCTTGAAGATCTCCGCTTCCGCGGAGTGAAGGGCACCACGGGCACTCAAGCCTCGTTCCTGCAGCTTTTTAATGGCGATGGTCAAAAGGTGAAGCAACTCGATCAGCTCGTGACCCAATTGGCTGGCTTTAGCAAACCATACGCCGTGACTGGACAGACCTATTCCCGCAAAGTGGACGTCGAGGTGATGGCTGCCTTGGCCAGTTTGGGCAGCACTATCCACAAGATGTGCTCAGACTTGCGCATTCTCGCCTCGCGCAAGGAAATGGAGGAACCCTTCGAGAGCACACAGATTGGCTCTTCGGCCATGGCCTATAAACGCAATCCGATGCGCTCGGAACGTTGCTGTGCCCTATCCCGGCATCTCATCACGTTGTTCAGCAATGCAGCCAACACTCATGCCACCCAGTGGCTGGAGCGCACTCTGGATGACTCGGCCAACAGACGTCTGACGCTCTCCGAGGGCTTCCTCGCTGCGGATGCGGCTTTGCTCACGCTGCTTAACATCTCGCAGGGTCTTGTAGTCTATCCCAAGGTCATTGAACGTCACATTGCGCAGGAGTTGCCATTCATGTCGACGGAGAACATCATCATGGCCATGGTGAAGGCTGGCGGCAATCGTCAGGTGTGCCACGAGAAGATTCGCGTGCTCTCCCAGGAAGCTGGTGCCCAAGTCAAGCAGCATGGCAAGGACAACGATCTGGTGGAGCGTGTGCGCAACGATGTGTACTTTGCACCCATTCTCGATCATCTGGACGACATTCTCGATGCACGCACCTTCACTGGTCGCGCCAGCGAGCAGGTGGACGAGTTCATTGCCGAGGAAGTGCAGCCAGTGCTGGCTAACTATGCTGATGCCTTGGGCAACGTGCAGCACATCCAGCTGAATATCTAA
- the LOC117568746 gene encoding LOW QUALITY PROTEIN: mediator of RNA polymerase II transcription subunit 1 (The sequence of the model RefSeq protein was modified relative to this genomic sequence to represent the inferred CDS: inserted 1 base in 1 codon), which yields MSVNHHKPSGSGTSGQGSSHAPGGSGGGTGTGTVHIPSIEEKNKQIQQEALMEKIRAKYRQKPKSYDEIKKSIRMYFIEKHYPLDPVCKATLQTVLDKLQHYIKVNSRHGLVERLESLSRQLGLKFMEDQQTLFISTDMFYVEILLDTEGKLSDVKVHHECKSEQPSTSPSSSSSADLLNCLKAGDFADFTVQLEGLSSIYQLNAEPKVKKKAFVALEAMETDIYNLYHXQLQQHQQPQIDSYQMMKMSSVGLVMQRRGGHPMKLTYFCPPLHLLESQVKGELVDAAASRDYSIEQVMKSPVGLNATLNLEGSSANKLQILPVVSFSSESGLPLELPAYASLTQNNSMLIPATYVLRLGKPMPVCIDSLRALNLPGVPTEGDMSVMNLIVQTASRQLIRNIQKGLYVNLPKETHCYFLTDNRRLQGTMLSSLQFTEPSQVPKIIAFLKKQALFYTLLASCVREQQKQYNDMESTIILEVTAVSLNQITVELQHPYEESLATVDFLLEDGEATCTIYCLTNDYEALSQKLTRTVRQVVSIPMVIYKLLKCWDEEHLQKLHGMAAPGAGGSSTSGAAGGFSGGSGLGGGATNFGHFALDSSSVSGEGSSGVGGGLGGAGGFSSVSNLKMESTLRSLADAFADSTSAAAAIAGIINLKRETDPQASSSSTSLPLSTTASTSGASTSASTSSAAAKASDHEIADKYKNIWKDKTPNLKHCVSITPIAGDVKAPLQQQQQQVDVQRTGGIEIIPLSAPSSVGATPSAGSPATTITITPITGGGGGNGAGKDAVKEQKKSTSSGSGSSTKRPHESGSSTSSSSSANPSSSSASTSSSSSDNQKEKKRKKKRDDSPMGPPEKIYSRQNSPAGGGITDSSSSSGVVRKFSSPSTSSSSSPKSGVAGMGAALGLTALGQPSARPSPKHSPVYSSPKHSSNTASNSPKSPFGTHSPKHGSSGKPSMSTLKSATAATSLSLSPKAEKSSSGITSSGSTAISLPLALPLPTGPSVSGTASGAGSGSNPPMMRPVPPLAASSSSQLPAGITIKKDKSSLGIGMGSSSATSSASSSGVVAAAVAALKSSQQQQQQMKPSVSSLSHLAAGGNLGSYSTPSVAALELNAALRKGMAGSGVGPGSGPGMGVAAGAVGAFDDVDGSFDGNHPNHGNSNNIIGSNNSSSSNSGFISHSLGHSGNGSSSSSSTGNSNINNNGQWQHIISNSC from the exons atgagtgtAAACCATCACAAGCCGTCTGGTTCAG GTACATCTGGGCAAGGCAGCAGTCATGCTCCAGGTGGATCAGGAGGAGGAACAGGCACAGGGACAGTGCACATTCCCAGCATTGAGGAgaagaacaaacaaatacagCAGGAAGCGTTGATGGAGAAGATTCGAGCCAAGTACAgacaaaagccaaagtcaTACGATGAGATCAAGAAATCAATACGAATGTACTTCATTGAGAAGCATTACCCATTGGACCCTGTGTGCAAGGCGACGCTGCAAACAGTTCTCGATAAACTGCAGCATTACATCAAGGTGAACTCCAGACACGGGCTAGTGGAGCGCCTGGAGAGCCTCTCTCGACAGCTAGGTCTTAAGTTCATGGAGGATCAACAGACGCTATTCATTTCCACAGACATGTTCTATGTGGAAATACTGCTTGATACCGAAGGCAAGCTCAGCGACGTCAAAGTGCATCACGAATGCAAAAGTGAGCAACCATCCACGTCGCCATCCAGCTCCAGCTCTGCTGATCTCCTTAACTGCCTCAAGGCAGGCGACTTTGCCGACTTCACAGTCCAGTTGGAAGGCCTCTCCTCCATCTACCAGCTGAACGCGGAGCCTAAGGTCAAGAAGAAGGCTTTTGTGGCTCTCGAGGCAATGGAAACAGACATCTACAATCTCTACC AGCAACttcaacagcatcagcaaccaCAGATCGACAGCTACCAGATGATGAAGATGTCCTCGGTGGGATTAGTGATGCAGCGACGAGGCGGACACCCCATGAAACTCACCTATTTCTGTCCTCCTCTGCACCTGCTTGAATCGCAGGTGAAAGGAGAGCTAGTAGATGCAGCTGCAAGTAGAGACTACAGCATTGAGCAGGTTATGAAAAGCCCTGTTGGACTGAATGCCACTCTCAATCTGGAGGGTTCCTCGGcgaataaattgcaaatactgCCAGTTGTCAGCTTCAGCAGCGAGTCTGGGCTTCCTCTGGAGCTGCCTGCTTATGCTTCACTCACTCAGAACAACTCGATGCTGATTCCGGCTACCTACGTGCTCCGTCTTGGTAAACCGATGCCCGTCTGCATCGATTCTCTGCGTGCTCTGAATCTCCCAGGTGTACCTACAGAAGGAGATATGTCTGTGATGAATCTGATAGTACAAACTGCTTCCAGGCAGCTCATTAGGAACATACAGAAAGGATTGTATGTCAATCTCCCAAAGGAAACGCACTGCTACTTTCTGACGGACAATCGCAGACTGCAGGGCACAATGTTGTCCTCACTGCAGTTCACGGAGCCATCTCAGGTGCCCAAGATAATCGCATTCCTCAAGAAACAAGCGCTCTTCTACACACTTCTAGCCAGCTGCGTCAGGGAGCAGCAGAAACAGTACAATG ATATGGAAAGCACCATCATCTTGGAGGTGACTGCTGTGTCACTCAATCAGATCACGGTGGAGTTGCAGCATCCTTACGAGGAGTCGCTGGCAACGGTGGACTTTCTGCTGGAAGATGGCGAGGCTACATGCACTATTTACTGCCTTACCAATGACTACGAAGCGCTCTCTCAGAAGCTGACCCGAACAGTGCGCCAGGTTGTCTCCATACCTATGGTCATCTATAAGCTACTCAAGTGCTGGGATGAGGAGCACCTTCAGAAGCTGCATGGAATGGCAGCTCCAGGAGCTGGAGGCAGCTCAACCAGTGGAGCAGCTGGTGGCTTTAGCGGCGGATCAGGGTTaggaggaggagcaacaaACTTTGGCCACTTTGCTTTGGATTCCAGCTCAGTGTCTGGCGAAGGCAGCAGTGGGGTTGGAGGTGGACTAGGAGGAGCTGGTGGATTCAGTAGCGTCAGCAATCTAAAGATGGAGTCGACTCTGCGTTCGTTGGCGGATGCATTCGCTGACTCGACTTCAGCTGCTGCGGCTATTGCGGGAATCATTAATCTCAAGAGAGAAACGGATCCTCAAGCATCTTCCAGCAGCACTTCACTTCCACTTTCCACCACCGCCTCGACTTCTGGAGCTTCGACCTCTGCTTCCACTTCAAGCGCGGCAGCAAAGGCTAGCGACCATGAGATTGCAGATAAGTACAAGAACATCTGGAAAGATAAGACGCCCAACTTAAAGCACTGCGTCAGCATTACGCCCATTGCTGGGGATGTCAAGGCGCCtctccagcaacaacagcaacaagttgATGTGCAACGGACGGGAGGCATTGAGATCATTCCTCTGAGTGCACCTAGCAGTGTGGGAGCCACTCCAAGTGCCGGCTCTCCAGCCACTACAATCACCATCACACCTATCACAGGTGGAGGAGGGGGCAACGGAGCAGGCAAAGATGCAGTCAAGGAGCAGAAGAAGTCGACTTCAAGCGGAAGTGGAAGTAGCACCAAACGACCCCATGAGAGTGGCTCCTCCActtcctcctcttcttccGCTAAtccgagcagcagcagcgccagcaCCTCAAGTTCCTCGAGTGACAACCAAAAGGAAAAGAAGCGCAAGAAGAAACGAGATGACTCTCCAATGGGTCCCCCAGAGAAGATCTATTCTCGACAAAACTCCCCAGCTGGAGGTGGTATTACAGATTCCTCGTCGAGCAGTGGCGTCGTGCGAAAGTTCTCGTCTCCTTCGACGTCATCTTCCTCCTCGCCCAAGTCTGGTGTGGCAGGAATGGGGGCAGCTCTTGGATTGACAGCTCTTGGCCAACCTTCGGCGCGTCCAAGTCCCAAGCACAGTCCAGTCTACAGCAGCCCgaagcacagcagcaacaccgcCTCAAATAGTCCGAAGTCGCCATTTGGCACCCACTCGCCCAAGCATGGATCCTCTGGAAAGCCGAGCATGTCCACGCTCAAGAGCGCCACTGCGGCCACAAGCCTGAGTCTGAGTCCTAAGGCGGAGAAATCTTCGAGTGGCATCACTTCGAGTGGATCTACTGCAATATCGCTACCACTAGCTCTTCCTCTGCCCACAGGCCCATCTGTATCTGGAACTGCTTCAGGAGCAGGATCAGGCAGCAATCCTCCAATGATGCGACCCGTGCCGCCTTTggccgccagcagcagcagccagttGCCGGCAGGCATCACCATCAAGAAGGACAAGAGCAGCCTGGGCATAGGCATGGGCAGTTCCTCGGCTACCTCCTCCGCTTCTTCTTCAGGAGTcgttgcagcagcagtcgccGCCCTTAAGAGttcccagcaacaacagcagcagatgaAGCCATCTGTGAGCAGTTTATCGCATCTGGCAGCGGGTGGCAACCTGGGCAGCTACTCGACGCCATCCGTGGCCGCTTTGGAACTCAATGCTGCGCTCCGCAAAGGTATGGCGGGATCGGGAGTGGGACCGGGATCGGGTCCGggaatgggcgtggcagcggGAGCGGTAGGCGCG TTTGATGACGTCGACGGCAGCTTCGACGGCAACCATCCCAAccacggcaacagcaacaatatcatcggtagcaacaacagcagcagcagcaacagtggaTTCATCAGCCACAGCCTCGGGCACAGTGGGAACGGGAGcagttcctcctcctccactggcaatagcaacatcaacaacaacgggcaatggcaacacatcatcagcaacagttgctaG